In Glycine max cultivar Williams 82 chromosome 10, Glycine_max_v4.0, whole genome shotgun sequence, the DNA window TCCCTTCAAAGGCAGAAGTGATCCAGATGCCTACCTGGACTGGGAAATGAAGATTGAACATGTATTTGCCTGCAATGACTACACTGAAGAGCAGAAAATCAAGCTAGTAGTAGCTGAATTCTCCGACTATGCCCTCATTTGGTGGCATAAAAACCAGAGAGAAATGCTGAGAGAGGGAGGGCGAGAggtagatacatggactgaAATGAAAATGGTGATGAGAAAAAGGTATGTGCCCACTAGCTATAATagaaccatgcgacagaaaCTCCAAAGGCTGTCCCAAGGGAATTTAACTGTGGAAGAGTACTATAAAGAGATGAAAATAGCGTTAGCGAGGGCCAACATCGAAGAGGAATCCGAAGACACAATGGCTCGTTTTTTGAATGGTCTAAACCCTGAAATcagagatgttgttgaattacaGGAGTATGTGGAGTTGGATGAACTACTACATAAGGCACTACGAGTTGAACaacaaattagaagaaaaagtgCAGCAAGGAGGAACTCACCCAATACTTACAACCAGAATTGGGCCAAcagatccaagaaggagggaggtaATTCGTCCAGCCCAGCAGCAACATCCCCACATGGAAAGTCAACAGCGTCCAGTGTTGGTGGAAGCAAACATAACACTTCCACTTCCTCATCCAATATTGGAACCAGAAAcataaaatgcttcaaatgcttAGGCAGAGGACATATTGCTTCTAAATGTCCAACCAGGAGGACCATGATCATGAAGGCTGATGGAGAAGTCACTAGTGAGTCTGAAATCAGtgaagaagaagtggaagaagaagagtatGAGGAGGAAGCTATACAGGGTGATATGATGATGGTGAGAAGGCTGTTGGGAAATCAGATGCAGCCACTGGATGACaaccaaagagaaaatattttccacaccaTGTGTGTCATTAATGGTAAGTTGtgctctttaattgttgatggaggaagttgtaccaatgttgcaagttccaagttagtgaccaaactgaatttggaaactaaaccccatcctaggccatacaaacttcagtggcttagtgaagatgaagaggtaaaagtGACTCAACAGGTTGAGGTGTGTCTCACCATTGGGAGATATAATGATAGGGTGCTGTGTGATGTGGTCCCAATGGAAGCGACCCATGTGCTGTTAGGAAGATCGTGGCAGTATGATACCAAGGCAGTggatgatggcttcaccaacaaaatCTCTTTCAAGCAAGATGACAAGAAAATTGTTCTCAAACCGTTATCTCCTAGAGAGGTTTGTGAGGATTagataaaaatgagagaaaagaaaaagagtgagacacttgagaggaaaaagagtgaaacacttgagaaggaaaagaggggaaagaaaaagagtgaaacacttgagaaggaaaagaggggaaagaaaaagagtgaaacacttgagaaggaaaagaggg includes these proteins:
- the LOC102665906 gene encoding uncharacterized protein encodes the protein MAGAGAGGCGGDEYHQLDGAQRMLLDAMNAQMQRLLDRNNQEVFERLELLENQVNQNARRTTGGNRGNNGGNDGSRQKQVEGVKLNVPPFKGRSDPDAYLDWEMKIEHVFACNDYTEEQKIKLVVAEFSDYALIWWHKNQREMLREGGREVDTWTEMKMVMRKRYVPTSYNRTMRQKLQRLSQGNLTVEEYYKEMKIALARANIEEESEDTMARFLNGLNPEIRDVVELQEYVELDELLHKALRVEQQIRRKSAARRNSPNTYNQNWANRSKKEGGNSSSPAATSPHGKSTASSVGGSKHNTSTSSSNIGTRNIKCFKCLGRGHIASKCPTRRTMIMKADGEVTSESEISEEEVEEEEYEEEAIQGDMMMVRRLLGNQMQPLDDNQRENIFHTMCVINATHVLLGRSWQYDTKAVDDGFTNKISFKQDDKKIVLKPLSPREVCED